The stretch of DNA CGCGAGAACAGCGAGGCCATCCTCGCGGCCAACGCGGAGGACGTCGCGGCCGCCGAGGAACTGCTCGCCGAGGGCGAGTACACCCAGGCGCTGGTCGACCGGCTGAAGCTCGACGAGGGGAAACTCGAGAGCATCGCCGAGATGGTCGAGTCCGTCGCCGGCCAGACGGACCCGCTTGGCGAGACGCTGGCGGCGCGGGAGCTGGACGAGGACCTCGAACTGTACAAGGTCGCGGTCCCCATCGGCGTCGTCGGGACCATCTTCGAGTCCCGGCCCGACGCGCTGGTCCAGATCGCCGCGCTGGCGCTGAAGTCCGGCAACGCCGTCATCCTCAAGGGCGGCAGCGAGGCCAGCGAGTCCAACCGCGTCCTCTACGAGACCATCGTCGAGGCGACCGACGCGATGCCCGACGGCTGGGCCCAGCACATCGAGGCCCACGCCGAGGTCGACGCCCTGCTGGGGATGGACGACAAGGTCGACCTGCTGATGCCGCGTGGCTCCTCGGAGTTCGTCTCCTACATCCAGGACAACACCCAGATCCCCGTCCTTGGCCACACCGAGGGGGTCTGTCACGTCTACGTCGACGAGGCCGCCGACCTGGAGATGGCCGAGGACGTCGCCGTCGACGCCAAGGTGCAGTACCCCGCGGTCTGTAACGCCGTCGAGACGCTGCTGGTCGACGACGACGTGGCCGAGCAGTTCCTGCCCGGGGTCGTCGAGCGCTACCGCGAGGCGGGCGTCGAACTGCGCGGGGACGCGGCCACCCGCGAGGTGGTCGACGTCGACCCCGCGACCGACGACGACTGGCACGCCGAGTACGGCGACCTCGAACTCTCCATCAAGGTCGTCGAGGACGTCTACGAGGCGGTCGAGCACGTCAACGCCTTCGGCTCGAAACACACCGAGTCCATCCTCACCGAGGACGCCGACGCCGCCGAGACGTTCATGACCGGCATCGACGCCGCCAGCGTCTTCCACAACGCCTCCACCCGCTTCGCGGACGGCTACCGCTACGGCCTGGGCGCGGAGGTGGGCATCTCGACGGGCAAGATCCACGCCCGCGGCCCCGTCGGCCTCGACGGGCTGACGACCTACAAGTACTACCTGGAGGGCGACGGCCAGCTGGTCGCCACCTACGCCGGCGAGGACCCCCGGCCGTTCACTCACCGGGAGTTCGACGGCGACTGGCACCCCGGCCACCTGGCCGACGAGTAGCGTGGCGCGGTTCCCGGCCGAGGACGACCGGCACGCGCTGGCGGCGGACTGCCGGCGCTGTCCCGAACTCGCCGAGAGCCGCGAGTGCATCTCGTGGGGCAACGGCCCGCTGGAGGCCGACGTGGTCGTCGTCGGCGAGGCCCCCGCAGCCGGCGACCCCGACGCCGACGAGTGGCGCGGCGGCAACCTGACCGGGCTGGCCTACACCTCGCGGGCGTCGGGCCGGAAGATCCGCGATCTGTTGTCCGACGCCGGCTTCGGCCACGACGACTGTTACTTCACGAACGCGGTGAAGTGCCACCCGCCCGGGAACCGCGACCCGACCGACGCGGAGCTGGCGAACTGCCGGCCGTACCTCGTCGGCGAGGTCGAGACCGTCGCGCCGCGGGCGGTGCTGCCGACCGGGAAACACGCCACGCGGACGGTGCTGGCGCTTGACGACGCGGAACTGGCGGGCTTCCTCGACAGCGTGCTCACCGTCAGCGAGAGCGAGACGCTCGGCGTCCCCGTCGTCCCGCTGTTGCACCCGAGCTACCAGGAGGTGTGGCTCTCGCGACTGGGCTACGACCGCGCCGAGTACGTCGACGCCATCGCGGCGACGGTGGCCGAGGCCGCCGGCGACGGTCCCGCGTGACCGCCGGCGGAGAAACCTTCATACGCTCGCCGGCCACACCGCCGGACATGGACGACTGCATCTTCTGTCAGATCGTCGACGGCGAGATCCCGAGTCGCACGGTCTACGAGGACGACACCGTGCTGGCGTTCCTCGACGCCAACCCGCTGGCACGCGGACACACGCTCGTCATCCCGAAGGCCCACCACGAGCGGGTCGGCGAGATGCCGAGCGACGTGGCCGCGGCGGTGTTCGCGGCGGTCAACGACCTGACGCCGGCCGTCGAGGCCGCCGTCGACGCCCCCGGAACGACGGTGGCGTTCAACAACGGCGAGGCGGCGGGCCAGGAGGTCCCCCACGCCCACTGCCACATCGTCCCGCGGTTCGAGTCCGACGGCGGCCGCCCGATCCACTCGCTGTTCGGGGACCGGCCCGACCTCTCGGACGCGGAGCTGGACGACGTCGAGGCGGCCATCGAGGCCGAGCGGGACTGAGACGGACGGCGGTCCGACGGAGACCCGTAGCCTTTTATTCCAGGCCGTTATCCAGTGAACGGTATGGGGGTTCGCACACTCGCACTCGCGGGGGCGACCGGCGGTGCCGGGACGACACGCACGACGCTTGAACTGGCGGCCACGCTGGCCCGGGACGGGCGCTCGGTGGGCGTCCTCGACGCGGCCTACGCCACGCAGGGACTGGCGACCCACGTCGGGGACCGGATCCCGACCGACCTGACCGCCGTCGTCGCCGACGACGACCCGCTGGCCGAGGCGCTGGCCGACTGGGGGATCGACGCGCCGGGGAGGGTGGCGATCGCCCCGGCTCACGCGCCCTTCGAGCGGCTCGCTCGCGCGAAGACGCCGGCGGCCGCACAGGCCTTCGAACGTGCCGTCACGGACGCCGTCTCGCGGTTCGACCACGTCCTGATCGACGTGCCGCCGGTGGCGGCCAACCAGGCCGTCGCCGCCGTCTCGGCCGCCGACCGGACGGCGCTTGTCGCGCCGGCGACCGAGCGGGGCGTCGACCTGCTCCCGAGACAGCGGGGCCGGCTGCGCGACGTGGACGCGCCGGCCGACGCCGTCGTGGCGACCCGGGTGGACGCGGCGGGTGCCGTCGAGGTGCCCGACGCCGACTACGGGCTCCCGGCGGCCGCTCCGTCGGCACCGGTCCCGACGGCGCTGGACCCGGAACGGGACCTCGCGCCGGCGGCCGCCGTCGCCGCCGAGGGCCTGCTCGACGTGACCCTCGACGTCGAGTTCCCCGACCCCGGCCTCGTCGAGCGCCTGACCGGTTAGCGCTCGGGGAACGGGACGACCACGGCGGGCCGGTCGAGCGCCGCCAGCAGTCCGCGGGCGGTCGACCCGAGCCCGTCGTCGCCCTCGCGTCCGCCGTGTGGCCCCAGGATCACCTCGTCGGGGTCGTGTTCCGCGACGGCGGCGCGCAGTTCCGCGACGGGGTCGCCCGCTCGCGTCTCCGTCGCGGGCATCGCGGCGGCCAGCCGCGAGCGGGCGACGTTGGCGGCGTCGGCGGCGTCCCGGTCGGGGGCGTCCGGTTCGTCGACGGCGACGACCACGACGCTGTCCTCGCTGGGGTCGAGGCGGGGCTGGAGGTAGTCGGCGGCCGCGGCGGTGACGTGGACCGACGCGGTGGCGACGAGGAAGTCGGTCATGGCCGTCGCTCCGGGCCGGCGGGCCTTGGCGGTTCCGGCCCGAGCGACGAACTTACGTACGGGCTCGCGCTACCGGGACGCGTGCGCGTCGAGAACAGTTTCATCGGGGTCGACGGCGTCGGCGAGCAGACCGAGCGGTCCATCTGGCGGCAGGGGGTCACCCACTGGGACGAGTTCGAGCCCGGCGTCGTCGGCGGGAAGCGCGGCGACCGCATCGCGCAGTTCATCGACGAGGGGTACGACCACCTCGACGACGAGGACGTCGCGTTCTTCGACAGCCGGTTCCCCAGCGGCGAGCGCTGGCGGCTCTACGAGACGTTCCGCGACCGGGCCTGCTTCTTCGACATCGAGACGACGGGGTTAGACGAGCGCCGGAACCGGGTGACGACGGTCAGCCTCCACCAGGACGGCGACACGCAGACGCTGGTGGCCGGCGACGACCTCACCGCGGGGAACCTCCGGGCGGCCTTCGCCGACGCCGACCTCCTGGTGACGTTCAACGGCAAGCGCTTCGACGTCCCCTTCCTCGAACACAACTTCGACGTCGACCTCGACCGCCCCCACCTCGACCTGATGTACACCTGCCGGCAGCTCGATCTCACGGGCGGGCTGAAGGAGATCGAGGGGGCCGTCGGCATCGAGCGCGACCGGCCGGACATCTCCGGGAAAGACGCCGTCCGCCTGTGGCGCGAACACGAGCGGGGTCGGGACGGCGCGCTGGAGACGCTGGTCTCGTACAACCGCGAGGACACGGTGAACCTCCGGACGCTGGCCGACGAGGTGACCGGCCGGCTGGACGAGCGGGTCTTCGAGGGGTAGTCAAGCCGCCGGCGCGTCGTCGACGGTCGCACCGTCCTCGGGCCGCAGCAGGTGCGTCCGGCCGGCGAGAAAGCCCAGCAGGAGGCCGGTGAAGTGCGCGATCAGCGCGACCCCGGGGTTGGCGGTCGCGACGGTGACGGCCGCCGCCAGCACCGCCGCGACGGCCAGCTGGGTGCGGCCCGAGAGGTTGAACCCCCCGACGACCGTCTCCGTGACCCGGTTCCCGCCGAGCAGGTAGCCGAACAGCCCGAAGACGGCACCGCTGGCCCCGAGGACGCTGACGTGCCCGGGCAGGCCGGGCACGAGCGAGCCGAGGACGCCGACGGCCGCGACCTGTGCGACGCCCGAGAGCGCCCCGACGGAGACGAAGAAGGCGTGAAAGCGGGCGCTGGTCGTCACCCGCTCCAGCAGGAGGCCGGCAAGCGCCAGCGCCGCGGCGTTGGCCAGCAGGTGTCCGACCCCGGCGTGGGCGTAGACGCTCGTCACGATCGTCCACGGCTGTGCGAACAGCGGGTTCGACAGGGCGAACGGGGCGCGCTGGGGAGCGACCAGTCCGACGACCTGCTGGCAGGCGAAGACGACCGCAAGCAGCCCCAGCGTGACCACGGTGGGGCTCTCGGAGGGACTGCGCATACCCGGTATTGGCGGCCGAGCCACGTGAAATTACGGGTGGGCGACCGCCGCCGCGGCCGGCGGCCACCGTTATCCGTGCCCGGGTCGAACGTCGACGGGATGACCGGCGTCTACGAACGCGCACTCGGCGACGACGCGGCGGCCCTCCACCCGAAGGTCCGGGAGCGGTACAGCACCGGCCCCGACGACGGGGTCACCGTCGGGCAGGGCGAGATGGACATCACCCGCGGGACCCACGTCCTCCCGGCGCTGTACGCGATGGCCAGTCGCGACATGCTGTTCCCGGAGGCCGGCCACGGGGTCCCGTTCTCGGTGACCACCGTCGGGTACGAACTCGACGGCCACGAGGCGATGACGACCCGCCGGACCTTCGAGTTCGGCGGCAAGCGCCGCCGCTTCGACTCCGTGACGGTGTGGGACGAGCGCGGCGAGCGCCTGCTGGACTTCCTCGGCCGGGGCGGGCCGATCGCGACCGAACTGCACCCCCGCGTCGAGGCCGGCGCGCTGGTCGTCGAGGCGGGCCGCCAGTGGCTCCACCGCGACGGCGACTACCACCGGCTGCCCGGCTTCCTCGCGGCCGGCGTCGAGGTCCGGGACCGCTACGACGAGACCGACGAGCGCTACCACGTCCTCGCCACCGTCGAGAACGCGCTGGCGGGCCACGTCCTCAGCTACCGCGGGTCGTTCACGCAGGCGATGACCGGGCGCGAGGCGGTCGGCGACCTCCGACCGCTGGCCGGCCTGCCGGACCTGCCGCCGCGATGAGCGACGGGGCCGAGGGCGCAATCGGAGGGGAGGTGCCCGGCGTCGCGGTCACGGACGCCAGCGCCGTCGGGGGCGCTGTGCTCTGGACTGCCCTCGTCGCCGCCGGGACGTTCGGCCCGGTCGAGCGTGCGCTCGCGCTCGCACCGCTCGTGCTGGTCCCGCTCGGTCTCGGGATGGCGGCGACGGCGGCGTTCGGCGGGGCGGCCGGGCGACTCGTCGGCGCGGCGGCGTGGCTCCAGCCCGTCGGGGCTGTCCTGCTCGCCGCGTCGCTGGCGCTCCCGGTCGGCGGTGTGCCGGCGGCCGCGCTGGCGACGCCGTGGCTGCTCGTGGCGGCCGCGATCGGATTCGCCGCCGTCCTGCGGACCCGCGCTCGCGGCGGGCTCGCGCTCCCCGAGACGGCCGCCGACGCCGGCTTCGCGTACCTCCCGGTCGGCGCGACGGCGCTGTTGCTCCACCACCTCGGGGTGACGTTCTGGTTCGACGCCGCCATCGTCTTCCTGACCGCGGTACACTTCCACTACGCCGGGTTCCTCCTGCCGGTGCTGACCGGGCTGACGGGCCGGTGTGCCGGCGGAAGCGACGACCGACTGTTCCGCCGCGTCGCGGGCGTGATCGTCGTCGGACCGGCACTGATCGCCGTCGGCATCTCGTTCTCGCCGCTGGTCGAGGTGGTCGCCGTCGGCGTCTTCACCGTCGCAGTCGCGCTGTTCGGCGGACACGTCCTCCTGTGGGTCGCGCCGACGCGACCGCGCCCGCAGGCAGTCCTGCTCGCGGTGTCGGCGCTCGCGCTGCCGCTCTCGATGGCGCTGGCGCTGGGCTACGGCGTCTCGGCGTTCACCGGCTGGTCGCTGGGGCTGGACCTCGCGACGATGGTGGCGCTGCACGGCTCGCTCAACGCCTTCGGGTTCGGCCTGCTCGGGACGGTCGGGTGGCGGCTGGCGGTGCCGGACGCGACCGGCGAGTGACCACGCTCACTCTAGCGACGCGCCGCAGTGCCGACAGGCCTCGCGGTCGAGCCGGTTCGGTGCCCCACAGTCCCCGCAGTTCCGTCGCTCGGTCGACGTCGCCGCCCCGAAGACGCCGCTGTACTGCGCGAGGACGAGCCCGGCCACCACCAGCGACGCCGCCAGTCCCCAGCCGACCGGTCCGAGGAAGAGCAACCCGACGACGGCGACGGCGAGCAGGGCGACGAGGGTGGCCGAGACGAGCGCGTCGGCGCGGTCCATAGCGGCAGTGTGCGGGACGGCAGAATACGCTTTGTGGTGGTTACTGCTCGGCGCGACCCGGGTCGAGCCGATAGCGGGCGGTCGGTTCGCCCTCGAACTGCGGACCGGTGCCGGTCCGCGTGAAACCGACGGACTCGACGGCGGTCTCGACGGCGTCTTCCCCGTCGGGGACCAGCAGCTCCACGTCCATCCGCTCGCGCTCGGCGAAGGCGATGGGCTCGGCCAGCAACCGCTCGCAGGCGTCGGCCGACCCGGCGAGCTGTGTGACGTGGACGGTCCCCTGTTTGGCGTCGTAGCTGACGAACCCGACGATGGTGTCTTCCTCGGTCGCGACGCGGACCGTCCGGTCGTGGACGAGGTTGCGCATCACGTCCGGCGGGCTGTCCGCGAGCTCTGCGAGCCGCCCGGCGTCGGCCTCGACGGCGTCGCGTATCTCCATACCCGTGGGTCGGAGCCACACGCTATTAAACGGTGTGTCGGGGCCCCGGCGCGGTCCCCGAACCGAAGCAGATGAACACAGTTATCCCGAGCGACTGCCAACGCGCTGGCAATGACTCACGTTCGCACGGTGCAGGTGGTCGTATGCGCGTAATCGCCAAGTTCGGGGGGACGAGCCTCGGGAACGGCGACCGCATCAACCGGGCCGCCGACTCCATCGCGGCGGCCGTCGAGCAGGGCCACGAGGTCGGCGTCGTCGCCTCGGCGATGGGCAACACGACCGACGAACTGCTCGACGGGATCGAGTACGACGCCGCCGACGAGGACCGCGCCGAGATCGTCTCGATGGGCGAACGCACCTCCGTCCGGATGCTGAAGGGCGCGCTGGCCGCCCGGGGGATCGAGGCCGTCTTCCTCGAACCCGGGAGCGAGGACTGGCCCATCATCACCGACGAGTACGGCGAGGTCGACGTCGAGGAGACGAGGAAACGCGCCCACGCGCTGGCGGGACAGATGAAAGACGTCGTCCCGGTCCTCACCGGCTTCCTGGCCGAGGACTACGGCGGCAACGTCACGACGCTGGGCCGAGGCGGGTCGGACACGACGGCCGTGATGCTGGGCAACTACATGGACGCCGACGAGGTCGTCATCGTCACCGACGTCGAGGGCGTCATGACCGGCGACCCCCGCGTCGTCGAGGGCGCGCGCAACGTCGGCGAGATCAGCGTCGACGAACTCCGCTCGCTGTCGTTCCGCGGGGCCGAGGTGGTCGCCCCCTCCGCGCTGTCGTACAAGGACGCCGACCTTGGGGTCCGGGTCGTCCACTACCAGCACGACGACCTGCTGCGGGGCGGGACCTCCATCGAGGGCGAGTTCCAGAACCTCATCGACCTCCAGGAGAACCCGCTGTGCTGTGTCACCGTCGCCGGCCGCGCCATCCGCAACAGCCCCGGCATCCTCGCGCAGCTCTCCTCGGCCATCGGCGACGCGGACATCAACATCGAGGCCAACTCCTCCGGGATGGACTCGCTGACGTTCTACGTCGACGGCGACGACGCCGACGAGGTCGAGGCGCTGCTCCACGAGCAGATCGTCGAGGACGAAGCCCTCTCCTCGGTCACCGTGGAAGACGAGATCGCCGTCATCCGGGTCACCGGCGGCGACCCGAACCAGGCCGCGCTCCCCTACCGCGTCGTCGAACCGCTGGCCGACGCCCACATCCACCTCTACGACGTCATCACCTCCGCGACCAGCGTCTCCGTGTTCGTCCCCTGGGCGGACCGCGAGCAGGCGCTGGAACTGATCCAGGACGTCTTCTAAGGACCCCACTTTTTCACGTCGTCGGGTGGCCTCGCGCGGCGAAGCCGCGCTGCGGGCACCGCTCCTGGCAAAGGCGTGGGAAAACCGCCGGCACGCTCCGCGCGACCGGTGAAACGCGGCGCGAAGCGCCGCGGATGCTCGATAACCGCGATAGCTACCCGCAACTGCGACCCCACTGTACCCGCGACCGCTACCGCCCGGCTCCGCGACCGGCTACCGGCCCTGCGTCAGTCGGAAGCCGATCTGTCTGGGGAGGCCCGCCTCCTCGACGGCCGAGATGACGGCGCTGGTGTCGTACTCGACGCGGCGTTCCTCGACGGCCAGTTCGTCGAGGTCGAGGACCGCGTAGGCCGCGCGGTGGTCGTCGTCGCGGGGCTGGCCGACGCTGCCGGGGTTCAGCACGACTCCCGCGTCGTACACCTCGTGGTACTGGTGGTGGGTGTGGCCCATCACGAGCACGTCCTCGTCGCCCAGCAGGTCCGGTCCGAACTCCTCGGGGTAGGTGTAGTGGTCGGGGTCGTCGGGGTGGCCGTGGACGAGCTTCACGCGGCCGTCACACGCCCGCCGCTGCTCGGGCAGGGCCGCGAGCCAGTCCAGTTGCGCCTCGGAGAGCTGCCCGACGGCGTGTTCGACGCCGGCCCTGGCCATACTGTTGAACGCGAACGGCGTCTCGTCGGCGACGGCGCGGTCGTGGTTGCCCATCACCGTCGGGACCTCGTCGTCCGGCCAGGGGACGCCCTCGGGGAGGCCGGCGGACGTGCCCCGCATCGCGTCGACGCAGTCGGCGTGCCAGGGGTTGTAGCCGACCACGTCGCCGGCACAGAGCAGTCGGTCGACGGGAGGCATGTCCGACAGCACCGCCGCCAGCGCGACCCTGTTCCCGTGGATGTCGGAGATGACGCCAACCTTCATTACGTCGCCCTAACAGGTGGGGGGTCTTGAGTGGTGCCACTAGCTCAGTCCGTGTGCCGCCCCCTCACTCGCCGTTGTAGACGGCCACGTCGAAGTCGCCGACGGTGCCGTCGACGCCGGCGGCACAGACCGCGTGTTCGTACTCGTGGTCGTAGACCTCGCGGGCGGCCCCCGCGGCGTCGTCGGCGGCCAGGTCGAATGCGGTGGGGCTGTCCGCCTCGTAGGTCGCGACCAGCGTCGGCTCGGCGACCTCCTCGACGAGCAGCGCGTCCCGCCGGACCGTCCCGACGACCGCACCCGGACCGTCGGCGGTCGTCGTCGGGTCCGACCCGTCGACGCCGACGACGCCGGCCACGCGGGGGGTGTCGTAGTCGTCCTTCTCGAAGTCCAGCGCCAGCAGCGGCTCGGCGACGGCGTCCCGCGCCGGGTAGCCCAGTGCGAGCTTCTCGGCGATCGGGTCGACGTGGGAGCCGTTGCCCACGACGGCACCGCGGTCGGTCACCCTGACTCCGTTGTAGGAGATGTAGGGGTTGTCCGTCTCCGGGGCGTCGGGGGTCGGTTCGACGGTGACGGTCCCGTCGCGCTGGACGGCCCGGCGGTTTGGGAACGACCGCGAGGAGACGCGGTAGGCACCGACGCGCGGGCTGACGACGACGAAGCGTCCGACGTACATACGCGCTGGTGGCGGCCAGCGCCGCATAGCCGTGTCGATGTTCGGCGACGGGGTTGCCGCCGTCGCCCCCGTTGAAGTGTCGGCCGGTCGAACGGCCGCCGTGACCGACCTGTCCCTCCGCCGGTACGACCCCGCCGACGCCGACGCCGTCTGGGACCTCCACGTCCGGGCGCTCCGGGACGCCGGCGGCGACGACGAGGCGTCCGTCCACCGGGACACGGATCTCCGTACGGTAGAGAGCGAGTACATCGATTCGGGCGGCGAGTTCCTCGTCGGCGAGCGCGGCGGCGAGGTGGTGGCGACGGGCGCGTTCCAGCCACATCTGTCCGACCCCGAGGCCGTCGTCCTCCGACGGCTGCGTGTCGACCCCGCCTGCCAGCGCCGGGGGTACGGCACGCGCGTCCTCCACGGGCTGGAGGCCCGCGCCCGCAAGCGGGGCTTCGAGCGGGTGGAGCTGGACGCCGCGCTCGGCCAGGACGCCGCCGTCGCGTTCTACGAGCACCACGGCTACGAGCGGATCGGCCGGGAGTACGTCGAGCCCGCGGACACGACGCTGCTGTTCTTCGAGAAGTCGCTGTGACGCCTGCTGTCGTGTCACAGACCCGGACTGATCGCGCAACGCTTACAAGGCACCACCGGGTACGGTCTGGTGCGCTCAGTCCATTGGGGTAGCGGCCAATCCTGAAGCCTTCTGGGGGCTTCGACCCTGGTTCGAATCCAGGATGGACTACTTCTGTCGCGACCAGTCCGGGAGCGACGGCGTCGTGACGCCTGATTCGAACCCCGGCAGACGAGCACCGCGAGTCTGCCGTCGGTTCGAATCCAGGACGGACTACTTCTCTCCGACGCTGGGCCGCGAGCCGCGGCACCACCCGGCTACTTGAGCCTCCGTCACGGAGGTAGGGTATGTCGCCCGAACACGTCCTCGTGCCGCTGGACGGGTCGCCGCTGGCCGACGACGCACTGGCCCACGCGCTGGCGACGTTCGACTGCCGCGTGACGGTGTTGAACGTCGTCAAGCCCATCGACAGCGGGATGAGCGAGGGCGGCGTCCTGGAACCGGGCGAAGAACGCCGCGAGGCGGCGACGGCCCGGGCCGACCGGCTGGTCGAGGACGCGGCACGGCGGGCCGCCGAGGCCGACCGGACCGTCGAGACGGTCGTGGCGACGGGCGACCCCGCCGAGACCATCCTCGACTACGTCGCGGCCCACGACGTGGATCAGGTGGTGATGGGCGGCCACGGCGGCGACCGCAGCGACCTCGCGCGGCGGTTGCTGGGGACGGTCGCGACGACGGTCGTCGGCGAGGCACCGGTGACGGTGACGGTGGTGCGCTAGGCCAGCCCCAGCACGGTCGCGAAGAGGCGGTAGACGCCGAACCCGAGGGCGACGGAGCTGACCAGCGTCAGGACCCAGAACCCGATCGTGACGCCGATCTTCCGGCGTGAGACGCCCGCGGAGCCGCCGGCCAGCCCGCCGCCGATGACCCCGGAGATGATGATGTTGTTGAACGAGATGGGGATGCCAAGCGCGATCGCGACCTGGGCGATGATGAACCCCGGGACCAGCGCCGCGATGGAGCGGCGCACCCCCAGCTGGGCGTACTCGCGGGCGGTCGCCTGCAGGAGACGGGGCGCGCCCATCCACGCGCCGCCGAGGATGCCGACGGCCCCCACGGTCAGCAGCACGACGCCCGGGAGTCCGAGTTCGGCGCGGTAGAGGTTCTCCAGCGGGCCGGTCGCGAGGCCGACCTGCGAGCCGCCGCTGGAGAAGGCGACGACGGCCCCGAGGACGACCAGGAACGTGCGGATGCCCCGCTCGACGGACGCCTGGGTGCGCCGGCGGATGAACAGGAAGCTCGCGGCGGCCAGCGTGGCGGTCGCGAGGGCGGCGACGCCGGGTACCGGGACGAACAGCGCGGCGACGCCGGCCAGGGAGTTCTGGGCCGCGCCGGGTGGCGCGGGCAGGACGCTCAGTTCGACGTTGGCGACGATGCCACCGACGACGGCCGCCAGCAGCGGGACGCCGACGGTCTCGGGGATGTCGTCCCGGCGGAGCACCGTCGCGGTGAGGTAGGCGAGGCCGCCCGAGACAGGCGGGACGAGCGCCCAGAACAGGGCGATGCGCCGGTAGGTGTCGAACACCGGCGCGCCGCCCAGCGAGAGCCCGACGCCGATCATCGCGCCGGTCGTGGCGAAGGCGGCCGGGACCGGGTAGCCGGTGTAGACGCCGAAGGCCATGAACGCCGTCGCGGTCAGCAGCCCCGCCGTCGCCGCCAGCGACGTGATCTGGACGCCGCCGATGAGACCCGCGCCGACCGTCTCGGAGATGCTGCCGCCCTGCGTGAGCGCGCCCAGCGCGGCGAGGATGCCGATGAGGAAGGCGGCCCGCATCGTCGAGATGGCGTTGGCACCGATCGCCGGGGCGAAGGGCGGCGAGTTGCTGTTCGCACCGAGCGCCCACGCGGTGACGAGCCCGGTCAGCGTCGCGAGCGCGACCAGCGCCCAGAAGAGGACGTCTACCACCTGCGAGTCAGCCCTCCGGAGCGGGTCGGGAGTCGTTCATCACAGGGAGTTCACACGACGGGGCGATAAGCGTTCCCGCGCGAACCGGCGGGTGTGGGCCGAACACTCATACGGGCGGGCGACGGACTCCCCGGTATCGAATGTCGCGCCGCTACGACCACACACGGGTCCAGGAGTACTGGCAGCACGTCTGGGAGCGGGAGGGCGTCTACGAGTGTCCCGACCCCGCCGACGGCGACCGGACGTACGTCCTCGGGATGTTCCCCTACACCTCCGGGTCGCTGCACATGGGCCACATCCGCAACTACGCCATCACCGACGCCCACGCCCGCTACCGGCGGATGGCCGGCGACGACGTGTTGCACCCGATGGGGTGGGACGCGTTCGGCCTCCCGGCCGAGAACGCGGCCTACGAGCGGGACACCGATCCCGAGTCCTGGACCCGGACCTGCATCGAGCGGATGCGCGACGACCTGCAGGAGATGGGCTTCGGGTACGACTGGTCCCGGGAGATCACCACCTGCGACCCCGACTACTACCGCTGGAACCAGTGGCTGTTCACCCGCCTGCACGACGCCGGCCTCGTCGAGTACGACGCCGCGACGGTGAACTGGTGTCCCGACTGCGAGACGGTGCTGGCCGACGCCCAGGTCGAGACCGAGTCGGGTCACGACCACGCCCACGGCGGCGTCTGCTGGCGGTGTGGCACCGGCGTCGAGCGCCGGGAGCTGGACCAGTGGTTCTTCACGATCACCGACTACGCCGACGAGCTGTACGACGGGCTGGACGACCTGGAGGGGTGGCCGGAGGGGGTCCGGGACAGCCAGCGAAACTGGATCGGCCGTCAGTCGGGTGCCGAGGTCGCCTTCGCGGTCGAGGGCCACGGCGAGGTGACGGCGTTCACGAAGCGACTGGACACGGTCCACGGGGCGACCTACCTCGCGCTGGCCCCCGGCCACGAGGTCGTCCGGGACCTGGCC from Haloarcula litorea encodes:
- a CDS encoding universal stress protein; translation: MSPEHVLVPLDGSPLADDALAHALATFDCRVTVLNVVKPIDSGMSEGGVLEPGEERREAATARADRLVEDAARRAAEADRTVETVVATGDPAETILDYVAAHDVDQVVMGGHGGDRSDLARRLLGTVATTVVGEAPVTVTVVR
- a CDS encoding GNAT family N-acetyltransferase, translating into MTDLSLRRYDPADADAVWDLHVRALRDAGGDDEASVHRDTDLRTVESEYIDSGGEFLVGERGGEVVATGAFQPHLSDPEAVVLRRLRVDPACQRRGYGTRVLHGLEARARKRGFERVELDAALGQDAAVAFYEHHGYERIGREYVEPADTTLLFFEKSL
- a CDS encoding zinc ribbon domain-containing protein; its protein translation is MDRADALVSATLVALLAVAVVGLLFLGPVGWGLAASLVVAGLVLAQYSGVFGAATSTERRNCGDCGAPNRLDREACRHCGASLE
- a CDS encoding YndJ family protein is translated as MSDGAEGAIGGEVPGVAVTDASAVGGAVLWTALVAAGTFGPVERALALAPLVLVPLGLGMAATAAFGGAAGRLVGAAAWLQPVGAVLLAASLALPVGGVPAAALATPWLLVAAAIGFAAVLRTRARGGLALPETAADAGFAYLPVGATALLLHHLGVTFWFDAAIVFLTAVHFHYAGFLLPVLTGLTGRCAGGSDDRLFRRVAGVIVVGPALIAVGISFSPLVEVVAVGVFTVAVALFGGHVLLWVAPTRPRPQAVLLAVSALALPLSMALALGYGVSAFTGWSLGLDLATMVALHGSLNAFGFGLLGTVGWRLAVPDATGE
- a CDS encoding aspartate kinase, with protein sequence MRVIAKFGGTSLGNGDRINRAADSIAAAVEQGHEVGVVASAMGNTTDELLDGIEYDAADEDRAEIVSMGERTSVRMLKGALAARGIEAVFLEPGSEDWPIITDEYGEVDVEETRKRAHALAGQMKDVVPVLTGFLAEDYGGNVTTLGRGGSDTTAVMLGNYMDADEVVIVTDVEGVMTGDPRVVEGARNVGEISVDELRSLSFRGAEVVAPSALSYKDADLGVRVVHYQHDDLLRGGTSIEGEFQNLIDLQENPLCCVTVAGRAIRNSPGILAQLSSAIGDADINIEANSSGMDSLTFYVDGDDADEVEALLHEQIVEDEALSSVTVEDEIAVIRVTGGDPNQAALPYRVVEPLADAHIHLYDVITSATSVSVFVPWADREQALELIQDVF
- a CDS encoding IMP cyclohydrolase produces the protein MYVGRFVVVSPRVGAYRVSSRSFPNRRAVQRDGTVTVEPTPDAPETDNPYISYNGVRVTDRGAVVGNGSHVDPIAEKLALGYPARDAVAEPLLALDFEKDDYDTPRVAGVVGVDGSDPTTTADGPGAVVGTVRRDALLVEEVAEPTLVATYEADSPTAFDLAADDAAGAAREVYDHEYEHAVCAAGVDGTVGDFDVAVYNGE
- a CDS encoding metallophosphoesterase family protein; this encodes MKVGVISDIHGNRVALAAVLSDMPPVDRLLCAGDVVGYNPWHADCVDAMRGTSAGLPEGVPWPDDEVPTVMGNHDRAVADETPFAFNSMARAGVEHAVGQLSEAQLDWLAALPEQRRACDGRVKLVHGHPDDPDHYTYPEEFGPDLLGDEDVLVMGHTHHQYHEVYDAGVVLNPGSVGQPRDDDHRAAYAVLDLDELAVEERRVEYDTSAVISAVEEAGLPRQIGFRLTQGR
- a CDS encoding inorganic phosphate transporter → MVDVLFWALVALATLTGLVTAWALGANSNSPPFAPAIGANAISTMRAAFLIGILAALGALTQGGSISETVGAGLIGGVQITSLAATAGLLTATAFMAFGVYTGYPVPAAFATTGAMIGVGLSLGGAPVFDTYRRIALFWALVPPVSGGLAYLTATVLRRDDIPETVGVPLLAAVVGGIVANVELSVLPAPPGAAQNSLAGVAALFVPVPGVAALATATLAAASFLFIRRRTQASVERGIRTFLVVLGAVVAFSSGGSQVGLATGPLENLYRAELGLPGVVLLTVGAVGILGGAWMGAPRLLQATAREYAQLGVRRSIAALVPGFIIAQVAIALGIPISFNNIIISGVIGGGLAGGSAGVSRRKIGVTIGFWVLTLVSSVALGFGVYRLFATVLGLA